A single region of the Streptomyces diastaticus subsp. diastaticus genome encodes:
- a CDS encoding flavin-containing monooxygenase: MTDAQPFTAPTPAHTVHPVYVIGGGPGGLAVAAALRGRGVRAVVLEKADAVGAAWRGHYDRLRLTTTRRRSALPGVPMPRSFGRWASRADLVRYLDKYAEFHELEIVTGVEVARISPAEGDLWRLEASGGRKLTGSAVVVATGWNHTPHLPEWPGRDTWTGTFLHASRYRDARPYEGRDVLVVGAGATGCDLAADLAEGGAARVRLAVRTPPHLLRRATLGWPAQRSARLARRIPVRLADALLRLHRIGVPDLSAHGLPRPADGPYTRAEAGRPPVHTTELAALVRRGAVEPVAAVEAFDGAEVVLADGARIAPDTVVAATGYRRGLEELVDGLGLLTPDGAPAALAPRAAAPGLYFTGFGDPVDGALRHLARDAARTAQAVPRDRARLLRARAKARRKSPAGTAERQGAGLKAAGEAGPDRDSAPA; encoded by the coding sequence ATGACCGACGCTCAGCCCTTCACCGCCCCCACCCCCGCGCACACCGTGCACCCCGTGTACGTGATCGGCGGCGGGCCCGGCGGGCTGGCGGTCGCCGCCGCCCTGCGCGGGCGGGGGGTACGCGCCGTGGTCCTGGAGAAGGCCGACGCGGTCGGCGCCGCCTGGCGCGGCCATTACGACCGGCTGCGGCTGACCACCACCCGGCGCCGCTCCGCCCTCCCGGGCGTGCCCATGCCGCGCTCCTTCGGCCGCTGGGCCTCCCGCGCCGACCTGGTCCGCTACCTCGACAAGTACGCCGAGTTCCACGAGCTGGAGATCGTCACCGGCGTCGAGGTCGCCCGGATCTCGCCGGCCGAGGGGGACCTGTGGCGCCTGGAGGCGTCCGGCGGCCGCAAGCTGACCGGCAGCGCCGTGGTCGTCGCCACCGGCTGGAACCACACCCCGCACCTGCCCGAGTGGCCCGGGCGCGACACATGGACGGGAACGTTCCTGCACGCCTCCCGCTACCGCGACGCCCGCCCGTACGAGGGCCGGGACGTCCTCGTCGTCGGGGCCGGCGCCACCGGCTGCGACCTCGCCGCCGACCTCGCCGAGGGCGGCGCCGCCCGGGTCCGCCTCGCCGTCCGCACACCACCGCACCTGCTCCGCCGCGCCACCCTCGGCTGGCCGGCCCAGCGCTCCGCGCGGCTGGCCCGGCGCATTCCGGTCCGGCTCGCCGACGCCCTGCTGCGCCTGCACCGGATCGGCGTGCCCGACCTGTCGGCACACGGGCTGCCGCGCCCGGCCGACGGGCCGTACACCAGGGCCGAGGCCGGGCGGCCGCCGGTCCACACCACGGAGCTGGCGGCGCTGGTGCGGCGCGGCGCGGTCGAACCGGTCGCCGCCGTCGAGGCGTTCGACGGCGCCGAGGTGGTGCTCGCCGACGGCGCCCGGATCGCCCCGGACACCGTGGTCGCGGCCACCGGCTACCGGCGCGGCCTGGAGGAACTGGTCGACGGCCTCGGCCTGCTCACCCCTGACGGCGCCCCCGCCGCCCTGGCCCCGCGGGCCGCAGCCCCCGGCCTCTACTTCACCGGCTTCGGCGACCCGGTGGACGGTGCCCTGCGCCACCTCGCCCGGGACGCCGCCCGCACCGCCCAGGCGGTCCCGCGCGACCGCGCGCGCCTGCTCCGGGCTCGCGCCAAGGCCCGGCGGAAGTCCCCGGCGGGAACGGCGGAGCGGCAGGGCGCCGGGCTGAAGGCCGCCGGCGAGGCCGGGCCGGACAGGGACTCGGCGCCCGCCTGA
- a CDS encoding TetR family transcriptional regulator, translating to MTGQVRTVDGRVAGRRGQATRQKLLDCLSEMLNSSPYRDVKVIDVARKAGTSPATFYQYFPDVEGAVLEIAEQMASESGSLSEVLAGRSWVGKAGWQTAQDFVDGFLDFWRKNDAILRVVDLGAAEGDKRFAKLRLKILNSATTPLTGSIKDLQTKGRVDKDINPAAVSGALVVMLSGVTSQLKGFQTWGVKQADLRPNLAQLVHLGVTGRKPTK from the coding sequence ATGACAGGACAAGTACGCACAGTCGACGGCCGCGTGGCCGGGCGACGCGGTCAGGCGACACGTCAGAAGTTGCTCGACTGCCTCAGCGAAATGCTCAACTCGTCGCCTTACCGGGACGTCAAAGTCATCGATGTCGCCCGCAAGGCCGGAACATCGCCCGCGACCTTCTACCAGTACTTCCCCGATGTGGAAGGGGCGGTGCTGGAGATCGCCGAACAAATGGCCTCGGAAAGCGGCTCTTTGTCGGAAGTCCTGGCAGGGCGTAGCTGGGTCGGGAAAGCCGGGTGGCAGACCGCCCAGGACTTCGTCGACGGCTTCCTCGACTTCTGGAGGAAGAACGACGCGATCCTGCGCGTCGTCGATCTGGGGGCGGCCGAGGGCGACAAGCGGTTCGCCAAGCTCCGGCTGAAGATCCTCAACTCGGCGACGACCCCGCTGACCGGCTCCATCAAGGACCTCCAGACGAAGGGCCGCGTCGACAAGGACATCAACCCGGCCGCTGTCTCCGGCGCCCTGGTCGTGATGCTCTCCGGCGTCACCTCCCAGCTCAAGGGTTTCCAGACCTGGGGCGTCAAGCAGGCCGACCTCCGTCCGAACCTGGCCCAGCTGGTCCATCTCGGCGTCACCGGCAGGAAGCCCACCAAGTAG
- the purU gene encoding formyltetrahydrofolate deformylase: MTDQPVPAAAAPSGSAEEPTDSYVLTLACPDKQGIVHAVSSYLFMTGCNIEDSQQFGDHDTGLFFMRVSFSAESPVSVEKLRASFAAIGDSFRMEWQIHRADERMRIILMVSKFGHCLNDLLFRARIGALPVDIAAVVSNHPTFAELVESYGIPFHHLPVTKDTKAEAEQRVLDLVEAEGVELVVLARYMQVLSEDLCKQLSGRIINIHHSFLPSFKGAKPYHQAHARGVKLIGATAHYVTSDLDEGPIIEQEVERVGHEVTPEQLVAVGRDVECQALARAVKWHAEHRILLNGHRTVVFA, from the coding sequence ATGACTGACCAGCCCGTTCCGGCCGCCGCCGCGCCGTCCGGCTCCGCCGAGGAGCCGACCGACAGCTACGTCCTCACCCTCGCCTGCCCCGACAAGCAGGGCATCGTCCACGCCGTGTCGAGCTACCTGTTCATGACCGGTTGCAACATCGAGGACAGCCAGCAGTTCGGCGACCACGACACGGGTCTGTTCTTCATGCGGGTCTCCTTCTCGGCCGAGTCCCCGGTCTCCGTCGAGAAGCTGCGCGCCTCCTTCGCGGCGATCGGCGACTCCTTCCGGATGGAATGGCAGATCCACCGCGCGGACGAGCGGATGCGGATCATCCTCATGGTCAGCAAGTTCGGCCACTGCCTCAACGACCTGCTCTTCCGCGCCCGCATCGGCGCCCTCCCGGTGGACATCGCCGCCGTCGTCTCCAACCACCCGACCTTCGCCGAGCTGGTCGAGTCGTACGGCATCCCCTTCCACCACCTCCCCGTCACCAAGGACACCAAGGCCGAGGCCGAGCAGCGCGTTCTCGACCTGGTCGAGGCGGAGGGTGTCGAGCTGGTGGTGCTCGCCCGCTACATGCAGGTGCTCTCCGAGGACCTCTGCAAGCAGCTGAGCGGCCGGATCATCAACATCCACCACTCGTTCCTGCCGAGCTTCAAGGGCGCCAAGCCCTACCACCAGGCGCACGCCCGGGGCGTGAAGCTGATCGGCGCCACCGCGCACTACGTCACCAGCGACCTCGACGAGGGCCCGATCATCGAGCAGGAGGTCGAGCGGGTCGGCCACGAGGTCACCCCCGAGCAGCTCGTCGCCGTCGGCCGCGACGTCGAGTGCCAGGCGCTCGCCCGCGCGGTGAAGTGGCACGCCGAGCACCGCATCCTGCTCAACGGCCACCGCACCGTCGTCTTCGCCTGA
- a CDS encoding ATP-binding protein codes for MQVLQVQLEVGTDPAEVGRARRWARSRLTGPGTGVDDALADTLILIVSELVTNAVVHTGSPAVLRIQLPAAPGCRAGTVRVEVADASCHPPLQRHADRDETNGRGLELVDGLADRWGWQPEGEGKRIWCEIDPHVPAQAAPALKATTTPETQGFALPQGL; via the coding sequence GTGCAGGTGCTTCAAGTTCAGCTGGAGGTCGGGACCGATCCCGCGGAGGTCGGGCGGGCCCGCAGATGGGCCCGTTCCCGGCTCACGGGCCCCGGTACGGGTGTCGACGACGCGCTCGCCGACACCCTGATCCTCATCGTGTCCGAGCTGGTCACCAACGCGGTGGTGCACACCGGTTCCCCGGCCGTGCTGCGGATACAGCTGCCCGCCGCGCCCGGCTGCCGGGCCGGTACCGTCCGGGTCGAGGTCGCCGACGCGAGCTGTCACCCGCCGCTCCAGCGGCACGCCGACCGCGACGAGACCAACGGGCGCGGCCTGGAACTGGTCGACGGGCTCGCCGACCGCTGGGGCTGGCAGCCCGAGGGCGAGGGCAAGCGGATCTGGTGCGAGATCGACCCGCACGTCCCCGCCCAGGCGGCCCCGGCCCTCAAGGCCACCACCACGCCGGAGACCCAGGGGTTCGCACTGCCGCAGGGGCTCTGA
- a CDS encoding EF-hand domain-containing protein, translating to MDSAQYQRTIAARFTVFDQDGNGYISREDFSTAAAALLAEFGATARSDRGQDLYYGAEALWQGLAGIADRDGDQRITRSEFAHSAVKRLRDSPERFAEIARPFVRAAVAVADGGEDRAAGRTQTVRMLTALGVEPGAATAAVETLDGDEGRIGEDRLLKAVAAYFTTADPDVRDL from the coding sequence ATGGACAGTGCCCAGTACCAGCGCACCATCGCCGCCAGGTTCACCGTGTTCGACCAGGACGGCAACGGCTACATCTCGCGCGAGGACTTCAGTACCGCCGCCGCGGCCCTGCTCGCCGAGTTCGGCGCCACCGCCCGCTCCGACCGGGGTCAGGACCTCTACTACGGCGCCGAGGCCCTCTGGCAGGGGCTGGCCGGGATCGCGGACCGCGACGGCGACCAGCGCATCACCCGCTCGGAGTTCGCGCACAGCGCCGTGAAGCGGCTGCGGGACAGCCCCGAGCGGTTCGCGGAGATCGCCCGCCCCTTCGTCCGGGCCGCCGTGGCCGTCGCCGACGGCGGCGAGGACCGCGCCGCCGGGCGGACGCAGACGGTGCGGATGCTCACCGCGCTGGGCGTCGAGCCCGGCGCGGCCACCGCCGCCGTGGAGACGCTCGACGGCGACGAGGGCCGCATCGGGGAGGACCGCCTGCTGAAGGCCGTCGCCGCCTACTTCACCACCGCCGACCCCGACGTCCGGGACCTGTGA
- a CDS encoding pyridoxine/pyridoxamine 5'-phosphate oxidase, whose protein sequence is MDTPADILDTLLRGQRPWQSEPPVFDPADTPAEPLPLFVAWFAEAVEAGQPEPHTLALATVDADDAPDVRTVTLRGADARGWRVATRADSRKGRQLAASPRAALGFHWPARSRQIRVRGPVLPASPEESRADLRARSTGALAAALTGRQSAPLGSLDELARASAEAWRTARAEPERDVPQWTVYVVAATEVEFWQGDPGRRHVRLVYRRPSPRSPEWTRQLLWP, encoded by the coding sequence ATGGACACCCCAGCCGACATCCTGGACACCCTGCTGCGCGGGCAGCGCCCGTGGCAGAGCGAGCCCCCGGTCTTCGACCCGGCGGACACCCCCGCCGAGCCCCTCCCCCTGTTCGTGGCCTGGTTCGCCGAAGCCGTCGAGGCCGGCCAGCCGGAGCCGCACACCCTCGCCCTGGCCACGGTCGACGCGGACGACGCCCCCGACGTCAGGACCGTCACCCTGCGCGGTGCCGACGCCCGGGGCTGGCGCGTCGCCACCCGCGCCGACAGTCGCAAGGGCCGCCAGTTGGCCGCCTCCCCGCGGGCCGCTCTGGGCTTCCACTGGCCCGCCCGGTCCCGGCAGATCCGTGTCCGGGGCCCGGTGCTGCCCGCCTCCCCCGAGGAGTCCCGGGCCGACCTGCGCGCCCGCTCCACCGGCGCCCTGGCGGCGGCCCTGACCGGGCGGCAGAGCGCGCCGCTGGGCTCGCTGGACGAGTTGGCCAGGGCCTCCGCGGAGGCGTGGCGCACGGCTCGGGCGGAGCCGGAGCGGGACGTGCCGCAGTGGACCGTCTACGTGGTGGCGGCCACCGAGGTCGAGTTCTGGCAGGGCGACCCCGGCCGCCGCCACGTCCGCCTCGTCTACCGCCGCCCGTCCCCTCGGAGCCCGGAGTGGACCAGGCAGCTCCTGTGGCCCTGA
- a CDS encoding maleylpyruvate isomerase N-terminal domain-containing protein → MTATRLDVDHRALMSYLGAWALAACSPEEAAAVESHLPECDRCAEEARRLREAVGLLHHEEPLDLDPGLRARVLESCLDRHPPKIPVPGWAAAYDTETARLDALLQDIQDAEWHAPVRLRWFDGEEQVGRRTTVAGVIGHLMTVDGLVAVALGLEDPLGARTPADLVAPDARTEALWNASPLPQTRSVRGPWREQSHRLVSALSLESDRSAALAVAYGGYALPLRDSLLDRAFECWVHAEDIAAAVDYPYEPPKPRHLNAMIDLAARLLPGVIGRRREAGLGRGVREPGGVLHLEIEGAGGGDWFVGLDGETDGAQAEPGRAVAHVALDGVEFCRLAAGHVAPREAAAGQDGDMEAVHEVLLAAASLSRM, encoded by the coding sequence ATGACCGCCACCCGCCTCGACGTGGACCACCGCGCCCTGATGTCGTACCTCGGTGCGTGGGCGCTCGCCGCCTGCTCGCCCGAGGAGGCGGCGGCGGTCGAGAGCCACCTGCCCGAGTGCGACCGGTGCGCCGAGGAGGCGCGCCGGCTGCGCGAGGCCGTCGGCCTGCTCCATCACGAGGAGCCCCTCGACCTCGATCCGGGGCTGCGCGCCCGCGTCCTGGAGAGCTGCCTCGACCGGCACCCGCCGAAGATCCCGGTGCCCGGGTGGGCGGCCGCCTACGACACGGAGACGGCGCGGCTGGACGCCCTGCTCCAGGACATCCAGGACGCCGAGTGGCACGCCCCGGTACGGCTGCGCTGGTTCGACGGCGAGGAGCAGGTCGGGCGGCGGACCACCGTCGCCGGGGTGATCGGCCACCTGATGACGGTGGACGGGCTGGTCGCGGTCGCCCTGGGGCTGGAGGATCCGCTCGGCGCGCGGACCCCGGCCGACCTGGTGGCGCCGGACGCGCGGACCGAGGCGCTGTGGAACGCCTCGCCGCTGCCGCAGACCCGGTCGGTGCGCGGGCCTTGGCGCGAGCAGAGCCACCGGCTGGTCAGCGCGCTCTCGCTGGAGAGCGACCGGTCGGCCGCCCTGGCCGTGGCCTACGGCGGGTACGCGCTGCCGCTGCGGGACTCGCTGCTGGACCGGGCCTTCGAGTGCTGGGTGCACGCGGAGGACATCGCGGCGGCCGTCGACTACCCGTACGAGCCGCCCAAGCCGCGCCACCTCAACGCGATGATCGACCTGGCCGCGCGGTTGCTGCCCGGGGTGATCGGGCGGCGGCGGGAGGCGGGGCTCGGCCGGGGTGTGCGGGAGCCGGGCGGAGTGCTGCACCTGGAGATCGAGGGCGCGGGCGGCGGCGACTGGTTCGTCGGGCTGGACGGGGAGACGGACGGCGCGCAGGCGGAGCCCGGGCGCGCGGTGGCGCACGTGGCGCTGGACGGCGTGGAGTTCTGCCGGCTCGCCGCTGGGCACGTGGCGCCCCGGGAGGCGGCGGCCGGTCAGGACGGGGACATGGAGGCGGTCCACGAGGTGCTGCTCGCCGCGGCGTCGCTCAGCCGGATGTGA
- a CDS encoding SCO4402 family protein gives MTVQSSEKSSRRARRSSTMGDMPMTDMPWWRWRLNVRSGLHMLSDAAFQQTVWLAGLPGYGDVTDAVYRLVEDTWLDNWSAEKYVGTVFRDAQEAALVDGAVLKVLRILHEVGPDAAVPVYLQHPGWPEAVHAARQAHVALATGDGEDPDAPPRTLEALTSLKRAA, from the coding sequence ATGACCGTGCAAAGCTCGGAGAAGTCTTCCCGTCGTGCCCGCCGTTCCTCCACCATGGGCGACATGCCCATGACCGACATGCCGTGGTGGCGCTGGCGCCTGAATGTGCGCTCAGGGCTGCACATGCTCTCCGACGCCGCCTTCCAGCAGACCGTCTGGCTCGCCGGCCTTCCCGGCTACGGGGACGTCACCGACGCCGTCTACCGCCTCGTCGAGGACACCTGGCTCGACAACTGGTCCGCCGAGAAGTACGTGGGCACCGTCTTCCGCGACGCCCAGGAGGCCGCCCTCGTCGACGGAGCCGTCCTGAAGGTGCTGCGCATACTCCACGAGGTCGGCCCGGACGCCGCTGTTCCGGTCTACCTCCAGCACCCCGGCTGGCCCGAGGCGGTCCACGCCGCCCGCCAGGCCCACGTGGCGCTCGCCACCGGCGACGGCGAGGACCCGGACGCGCCCCCGCGCACGCTGGAGGCACTGACCTCGCTCAAGCGCGCCGCCTGA
- a CDS encoding GNAT family N-acetyltransferase — protein MAGDGGPDGPGAKGGWRRTGSLDEFLAAAGPFLRSRPALHTVALTVTDGLVRRGLDLYGDEPPRFGWHEAPGEVPAALLWTPPFAPMLIGGDEAAARGLARVLAEAGGPAPGGIGARVEQAGAFAGEWARLTGRAARRTFRKRLYRLGALTRPTAPPGRARVAGEGDRTTLERWHDGFAADVGLTVGFGAAAWADAGLARGGIRLWEDGGLPVAMAVATPPAAGAVRITTVYTPPHLRGRGYAGAVTADLSARIVAGGDEAVLFTDSANPTSNGLYRRLGYEPLADFAEYAFGADPKSP, from the coding sequence ATGGCGGGTGACGGCGGCCCGGACGGGCCCGGGGCGAAAGGCGGTTGGCGGCGGACCGGGTCGCTGGACGAGTTCCTGGCGGCCGCCGGACCGTTCCTGCGGTCCCGGCCCGCGCTGCACACCGTCGCGTTGACGGTCACGGACGGGCTCGTCCGGCGGGGGCTGGACCTGTACGGCGACGAGCCGCCGCGGTTCGGCTGGCACGAGGCGCCCGGTGAGGTCCCCGCCGCGCTGCTGTGGACCCCGCCCTTCGCTCCCATGCTGATCGGTGGGGACGAGGCGGCGGCGCGCGGGCTGGCCCGGGTGCTGGCCGAGGCCGGCGGGCCGGCGCCGGGCGGTATCGGCGCACGCGTGGAGCAGGCCGGCGCGTTCGCCGGGGAATGGGCCCGGCTCACCGGCCGGGCCGCCCGCCGCACATTCCGCAAGCGCCTCTACCGGCTCGGTGCTCTCACCCGCCCCACCGCGCCACCCGGCCGCGCCCGTGTCGCGGGGGAGGGCGACCGTACGACGCTGGAGCGCTGGCACGACGGGTTCGCCGCCGATGTCGGGCTGACCGTCGGGTTCGGGGCGGCCGCCTGGGCCGACGCGGGTCTCGCCCGGGGCGGCATCCGGCTCTGGGAGGACGGCGGGCTGCCCGTCGCGATGGCCGTCGCCACTCCGCCGGCCGCCGGAGCGGTCCGCATCACCACCGTCTACACCCCGCCCCACCTGCGCGGCCGGGGGTACGCGGGCGCCGTCACCGCCGACCTCAGTGCCCGGATCGTGGCCGGCGGGGACGAGGCCGTCCTCTTCACCGACTCCGCCAACCCGACCAGCAACGGCCTCTACCGCAGGCTCGGTTACGAACCGCTGGCCGATTTCGCCGAGTACGCCTTCGGGGCGGACCCGAAGAGCCCGTAA
- a CDS encoding ABC transporter substrate-binding protein encodes MTGRRSRPPSARRTRRPRRAAPARRALRVRRAASLGALTAALTGGCGLLPAGTGSDGRAPVTVMTWAPERTGATDKPGMPAMAQAVARWVNASGGIDGHELKVLTCDDGNDSVGAAACARRAVREDVIAVVGSYSQHGRSFLSPLEAADIPYIGGYGVTGEEFTSPLSYPVNGGQAALLAGNGRQLGEECGRVFLVRPDTVAGDALPKLLDAGLAEAGAARSVDVPAPESAREYTAQAERVLAAAPSGSARPDCVTAVLGDRTDTFFDTFRRARDDGGREVRIASVLGGVDQSLVDRTGGARGPYEGAYVTGWYPVASDDRWAPMRRVIREHAFDDNRVDPADAGVQTTWIAYEVLRRAVAEVDADRVTARDVHRVLDDGLSVETGGLTPRLRWRFEDLLAARDHPRLVNADVTFQTVRSGRLTATGTGPHDLTRTLSGP; translated from the coding sequence ATGACCGGCCGCCGCTCCAGACCCCCGTCCGCCCGCCGAACGCGCCGCCCGCGCCGTGCGGCCCCGGCCCGGCGAGCGCTCCGCGTCCGCCGGGCCGCCTCCCTCGGCGCCCTGACGGCGGCGCTGACCGGCGGTTGCGGCCTGCTGCCCGCCGGGACGGGGAGCGACGGGCGGGCGCCGGTGACGGTGATGACCTGGGCGCCGGAGCGGACGGGGGCGACCGACAAGCCGGGGATGCCGGCGATGGCGCAGGCCGTCGCCCGCTGGGTCAACGCCTCGGGCGGCATCGACGGGCACGAGCTGAAGGTGCTGACCTGCGACGACGGCAACGACAGCGTGGGGGCGGCGGCGTGCGCCCGGCGCGCGGTCCGTGAGGACGTGATCGCGGTCGTCGGCTCCTACAGCCAGCACGGGCGGTCGTTCCTCTCGCCTCTGGAGGCGGCCGACATCCCCTACATCGGCGGCTACGGGGTGACGGGCGAGGAGTTCACCAGTCCGCTCTCCTACCCGGTCAACGGCGGGCAGGCGGCGCTGCTGGCGGGCAACGGGCGGCAGCTCGGCGAGGAGTGCGGACGGGTCTTCCTGGTGCGGCCCGACACGGTCGCGGGTGACGCGCTGCCGAAACTGCTGGACGCCGGGCTGGCCGAGGCGGGCGCGGCGAGGTCCGTGGACGTGCCGGCGCCGGAGTCGGCCCGGGAGTACACGGCGCAGGCCGAGCGGGTCCTCGCCGCCGCCCCGTCCGGCTCGGCGAGGCCGGACTGCGTCACGGCGGTCCTCGGCGACCGCACCGACACCTTCTTCGACACCTTCCGCCGGGCGCGCGACGACGGCGGCCGCGAGGTGCGGATCGCCTCGGTCCTCGGCGGCGTCGACCAGTCCCTGGTGGACCGCACCGGCGGCGCCCGCGGCCCGTACGAGGGCGCGTACGTCACCGGCTGGTACCCGGTGGCCTCCGACGACCGGTGGGCGCCGATGCGCCGCGTCATCCGCGAGCACGCCTTCGACGACAACCGCGTCGACCCGGCCGACGCGGGCGTCCAGACCACCTGGATCGCCTACGAGGTGCTGCGCCGGGCCGTCGCCGAGGTGGACGCGGACCGGGTCACCGCCCGCGACGTGCACCGCGTCCTGGACGACGGGCTGAGCGTGGAGACCGGCGGGCTCACCCCGAGGCTCCGCTGGCGGTTCGAGGACCTGCTGGCCGCCCGCGACCATCCCCGGCTGGTCAACGCCGACGTCACCTTCCAGACGGTGCGCTCGGGCCGCCTCACCGCCACGGGGACGGGGCCGCACGACCTCACGAGGACGCTGAGCGGCCCCTGA
- a CDS encoding peptidoglycan-binding domain-containing protein, whose protein sequence is MRALTRTLVSLTTAVGIAAGTLGVAGTAAAAPAAQPAASAAAAVAPRAVNNLGLTSAEAKKVQRDIKAHWGYKGKIDGLLGTESWKGIQRPLKKYNGYKGKIDGIVGKQTVKALQRLLKARYGYTGAIDGIAGAGTKAAFKRLANQL, encoded by the coding sequence ATGCGTGCCCTGACCAGGACGCTCGTCAGCCTCACCACCGCGGTCGGCATCGCGGCCGGCACCCTCGGGGTCGCCGGGACGGCCGCCGCCGCCCCGGCCGCGCAGCCCGCGGCGAGCGCGGCCGCCGCCGTCGCCCCGCGCGCCGTCAACAACCTCGGCCTCACCTCCGCCGAGGCGAAGAAGGTCCAGCGCGACATCAAGGCCCACTGGGGCTACAAGGGCAAGATCGACGGGCTGCTCGGCACCGAGAGCTGGAAGGGCATCCAGCGGCCGCTGAAGAAGTACAACGGCTACAAGGGGAAGATCGACGGCATCGTCGGCAAGCAGACGGTGAAGGCGCTCCAGCGCCTGCTGAAGGCCCGCTACGGCTACACCGGCGCCATCGACGGGATCGCCGGAGCCGGTACCAAGGCCGCCTTCAAGCGCCTCGCCAACCAGCTCTGA
- a CDS encoding RNA polymerase sigma factor has protein sequence MTPRTSRDGDRLMRERLLDGEAAALGELYDRYAPLVHSLAHRVLADERAADRVTRDVFTHAWERPGDFTPGERSLRSWIASLAHHRAVELLRATSAAEAAVTGDGTAEELEAMVGRAATAARADYIVTAMPVPLRAALRLAYHQRRDHRQTAADLGVSEEEVRRRLRLGLQLLATAAAPRPPGAPSAFSGAI, from the coding sequence ATGACGCCGCGGACGTCGCGCGACGGAGACCGCCTGATGCGCGAGCGCCTCCTCGACGGCGAAGCGGCCGCCTTGGGCGAGCTCTACGACCGGTACGCGCCCCTCGTGCACAGCCTGGCCCACCGGGTCCTGGCCGACGAGCGTGCCGCCGACCGCGTCACCCGGGACGTCTTCACCCACGCCTGGGAACGCCCCGGCGACTTCACCCCCGGCGAGCGCTCGCTGCGCTCCTGGATCGCCTCGCTCGCCCACCACCGCGCCGTGGAACTCCTGCGCGCCACGAGCGCCGCCGAGGCGGCCGTCACCGGCGACGGGACCGCCGAGGAACTGGAGGCGATGGTCGGCCGGGCCGCCACCGCCGCCCGCGCCGACTACATCGTCACCGCGATGCCCGTCCCGCTGCGTGCCGCCCTGCGGCTCGCCTACCACCAGCGGCGCGACCACCGGCAGACCGCGGCCGACCTGGGCGTCAGCGAGGAGGAGGTCCGCCGCCGGCTCCGCCTGGGCCTCCAGTTGCTGGCCACGGCCGCCGCGCCCCGCCCGCCGGGCGCCCCGTCCGCCTTCTCCGGTGCGATATGA
- a CDS encoding STAS domain-containing protein: MALTVTDAEHGGWAVLHVAGELDLVSSPVVRQRVHDVVAKGRHELVLDLSDVLFCDSSGVGVLIATRRLIRSCQGSLRLILPAKGAEDGSHVNRVLAALGVRRLFEVYPDVTAALDEQASPLTA, translated from the coding sequence GTGGCGCTCACAGTGACCGACGCGGAGCACGGCGGGTGGGCTGTGCTCCATGTGGCGGGCGAACTCGACCTGGTCAGCTCCCCGGTGGTGCGCCAGCGCGTCCACGACGTGGTGGCGAAGGGGCGGCACGAACTCGTTCTCGACCTCTCCGACGTCCTGTTCTGCGACTCCAGCGGTGTCGGTGTCCTGATCGCGACCCGTCGCCTGATCCGCTCCTGCCAGGGCAGTCTGCGGCTGATCCTCCCGGCCAAGGGGGCCGAGGACGGCTCGCACGTCAACCGCGTCCTCGCCGCGCTCGGCGTACGCCGGCTCTTCGAGGTCTACCCGGACGTCACCGCCGCCCTCGACGAGCAGGCCAGCCCGCTCACCGCCTGA